Within Dictyostelium discoideum AX4 chromosome 4 chromosome, whole genome shotgun sequence, the genomic segment TGTGGCACCCATTTCGGAGAGACAAATGAAGTTGCCTCTACAACTGATAATCCAGTTTGTGCCAatctattaattaattgtatcTTATCAACTGTTGGTACTATTATCTTTTCATTTTGTAATCCATCTCTTGGTCCAACTTCAACAATCTTTACATATTCTGGAAATGGTCCAAATCTATTttgaaatcttttaaattcattttctttattattattatttaaacttatAAATGTtctattaatattgttattttttattcccagtgttaaaattgattttgtagcctggatatttttttttttttttttttgatttttttttttttgatttttttttttttttttgattttttggaaatttcacaaatttaattaaaaaaaaaaattagtatttgtttttttgtttttttttttttttaaaaaaaattactaattaaattacctttgaaaatattttattagagatcattttattatttatcgatatattattttaaaaaaaaatttgtttgtttatttgtttatttaattttttgtttagtATTCAGTATATTAAtgtgatttttttgattgtaattgatgatttatattcttttataatctttttatttttatttttttacttgtGTGAATGTGAATGAAAGAATGAAAgaatgaaatttataaattttttttttttttttaattaaattttttttttttttttttaattaaaattttttttttttttttttttttgtttttttgttgcctgttttaattttataaaaaaaaaaaaataaaatttaattttatgtaATTTGGTGGTGTGATTGTTTTtcttaaattgttttaaatattaaaaaaaaaaaaaaaaatgggtgtGGTGAGTGGGGGGTTATGatttctttataaaaaaaaaaaaaaaaagtagagaaaaaaaatatataatgtGATTGTGTTTTGATTGTAAATTGGTTTGGAtgatctattttttttttattttaaaataaaaaaattataaatatttctatttttgtgtaaaattattttatttttctttaacttttattttttttaaaattttgtgtATAAATATTTGTATACAAAAAGGAATGagaaatatgaaaaaaagaaaagagaaaaaaaaaaaaaaaaaaaaaagaacaaatgAGAAATTTAAACGGTTTTacattaaattaaattcggtaaaattctaaaacatattttttttttttttttttttttttttttttttttttttttttttttcaaaatataaaaatactCTCGTTGACTGGTCAACCTgcaaatatcaaaaaatttgaaataaaaaaagaacttTATTTCGAAACATCTCGCCATCTCATAAGCATGTGATCATTTCAAAAGGAATGAAGAAcacacaataataattaaacaatgATCATTGGCAAagtttaatctttttttttttttttttttttttttttttctattttttctatttttatcataaataattattattctttattttcaattatttttattaatctcctttattatgattttagattttttttaattacaatttaaatgatacccagaaatattaataaaaaaaattaaaaataaaaaaaaaaaaaaataaaaaataaaaaaagatatttatgaAATTTTGATTACTGTTTTTTGTAGTGTGAAAAACTTGTAAAAACATCATCACACACACAgacaattttatatttactaAAAGTAAATAAGGAATTacatatataatatttttattttattattcttttttttttattatttattttattttattttatttttattttattttatttttattttttttttttttttttttttttttttttttttggttaccAGTACagttttatcattaaataagtatcacttattaaaaaaaaaaaaaaaaaggttttgaaaatagatattttgaacaaaaaaaaaattattattattttttatttttttttgattattttaatttttattttcttttaatttatttaaaattgataattcatttaaagtATCTTTATTATgtgaatcaatttttaaagcTTTTTGAATATCATAAAAtgctaaatttaatttaccaGTTTCACGTAATGCTTTTGATCTactatttaaagattttatatGATTTGGATCCAATTGTAATACTTGAGTAGTTAATTCAATTACTTGTTTATATTGTTTCATTAAAAGGTTACAAACTGATTGATTCGATAGACAAGATATTATATGTTGtttactattactatcatttgaattaaagAATGCCAATGCCCTTTTATATTTCAATCTTGCCATTTCATAATATTTtcgtttaaataattcagtACCTTCTTCTTTCTTATTTAAACCAATTGATtccaattcatttaaattatattgatatttctctttatcaaattcaataatttcatttaacttaatttcaattataattggttgttgttgtaattgtgattgactatttattaaatctttaaatttctttatatatgataaattattatctaatGAATCTAAAGgccattttttaattgaatttaaaaatgttgacCATTCAACCTCAACTTGACAAAATTCACCAATTTGCATAGTCATTAAAATGAATTCGATAATATCTAATACCATTATATCTgatccaattttaaatatataattctttttatcttgaataatttcattcaattctttagttttaattttaaaatcaattgaaatttttgctTCATATTTTGGAATTGTACCAATGGTGTTagtgttggtggtgttggtggttgaattatttaaaatttttttaataattgaaccatctttttcaattgaaatatcACTACTGTTTGAGAAagatattaattcaatttcatagATTACTGTTGAATTTGGTGGTACAGAATCACCATTACCGATAGCACCAAATGCATACTTTGAACGAATTGTAAATGTTGAGATTTCACCTTTTTTCATTGACTTAATGGCATAGTTGAATGCTTTAATCGGTTCACCTAATCCACCTAAAATAAAGGAATAACTtgatttatttctattatctTCAAATATTGTACCATCAATAGTTTttccaaaatattttatataaatttggtCACCATCAAACGGGAAATTATTACCtataccatttttattaataattttagttaTACCATTATCTGAtgtaatttgaattttttcggttttatttaaatctataTTTTTAGTTATTTCTGTTGATGTcgtcgttgttgttgttgttgttgatgttgatgtttctttttttggaataaatCTCTTACTACTGTTCATTTCTATGAAATaatttaggaaaaaaaaaaaaaaaaaaaaaaaaaaaaaaaaaaaaaaaaattgaaataaaaaaaataaaaataaaaaataaaaaataaatttaaaaataaaaattcccGAATAATCTtgaacaaaaataaaaaacaaaacccTTCACCAgaatagtaaaaaaattcaagaagaaaatgatgataaaataataaaattaattttttatttttttaatttttaatatattgttattttttttttaatataaatagacaattttaaattttattttttcattcatttaattaaaaattaaaatatatacacaaataaaattaaataattaaataattaataattaaaaaaaaaataaacaaataaataatgtcaaataatatttcgagaaaagttttaaaagttgCTAAAGGTTTTGATACACAAGATGGAGCAGGTGTATCACTTCAACGTGTAATTGGTGGACCAATTAAGAGATTAGATCCATTTTTAATGTTGGATGCATTTAAGAGTGATAATCCAGATGATTATATTGAAGGATTTCCAGATCATCCACATCGTGGTCAACAAACATTAACTTATATGATTGAAGGTTCAATGGAACATCAAGATAATAAAGGAAATAAAGGTTTACTATTACCAGGTATGGTTCAAGTTATGAATGCAGGTAGAGGTATAATTCATTCAGAGATTCCACAACAACGTGATGGTATGATGTTTGGTTTCCAATTTTGGTTAAATTTAAACTCTGTTGATAAAATGTCAGAACCATGGTATAAAGATATTGCATCATCAGATATTGAAGAGGTTTACGTAGAGggtgaaaaaaaagttagagTCATAGCAGGCAATTATCAAGGTATTGAAGGTGTTGTAAAGAATTTACGTGTTAAACCAATATTTTTAGATGTCACATTAGAACCAAACACTAAATTCTCTGTGGATATTCCGGATTTCGATCATAATTCATTCGTTTACGTTTTTCAAGGTGATGGTACATTTGgagaaaatcaaattaaagtTGAAGATAGACATATTGGTGTTTtagaaaatattgataataattcactTGGCCTTGATGAACCAATTCCAAATAAATTGCATGCAACCTCTGGTGATAAAGGTgttagatttttatttttatcagcTAAACCAATACGTGAACCAATCGTTCAATATGGTCCATTTGTTATGAATACTCAagaagaaattcaaaaagcATTCTTAGATTATCAATTAGGtagattttaaatataaaataaataaataaataaataaacataattgtatttttaaaaataaaattaaaaaaataaaaaaaaaaaagtattgttattattattattattattattattattattattattattattatttaaaatttatattttatatttattattatttattatttattattattgtcgacaatatttttttttttttttttatatatgtattttttttttaaaaaagataattttaaaatgttttttttttttttaatttaaattttagaaTTATCCTTTAAACCTTGCCAACATTTCcaataatcatcatcaataaaattctttttagcATAATCAGAGATACCTAAAATAAGAGAGGATTCAAACATGAAAGCTAAAGCTACATCTGGAATTTTAGTTGGTTTTAATTCAGCTTTAATGGCGGCATAAAAGGTATCAGAGTCAGGACCATGTGGAGTCATACAACTGTGTAAACTACCACCACCTGGTAAGAAACCCTCTTTCTTTGCTTCATAGACACCACGGATTAAACCCATAAATTCAGACATACAATTACGATGAAAGTATGGTGGTCTAAATGTATTCTCTTGAACCAACCAACGTGGTGGGAAAATTACGAAATCAGCAGCAGCAACACCCACCTCATTGGTTGGTGCTGTTAAAACTGTGAAAATCGATGGATCCAAATGATCAAATGAAACCGAATTAACTACACAGAATAAACTGAGATCATACTTGTATGGACAATAGTTACCATGCCATGCTACAACATTGAATGGTGAGTAGGTTTGTGTTGCACTAAATAACTTTCCAAGGAATTTATTAATCTTTGTATGTTCAATACCTTCCTTCTTTTCATAGGCTGCAACTGGTGATAAGAAATCTCTTGGATTTGCTAAACCATTAGCACCAATTGGTCCTAAATCTGGAAGTTTAAAATGTGATCCAAACACCTCACAAATATAACCTCTAGTTGGTCCTTCAACATTAACACTAAATGTAATACCTCTTTGAATTACACAAATCTCACCTGATTTAACTTTCATAAATCCAAATTCTGTTTGAATATCTAATGTACCTTGTTGTGGTactatatatttattttaaaaataataataataataataataataataataaattaatatataattataatgtattattataatgattattactattattacataCCAATTAAGAAATCACCATCAGAGTTATAAAAGGATTTATTTTCCATACTCTTTGTTGCTGTATAAATATGAATTGCAAGACCATGACGTACTGATGCATGACCAGCACCAGCGATTGTAATGAGACCCTCAACGAAATCGTGTGGTTTATCTTCTGTAATTGGGAATGGTTTCCATCTTAATTGATTTGGATCAAcatgtaaattatttaaatcacaaACTAATCCTGAATCAATTGGTTTAAGTGGTGTATGACAAACTGATGGTCTAATACGATATAACcatctattattttattttattttattgtgtttaaagaaaaagaaaaaaaaaaaaaaaaaaaaaaaaaaaaaaaaaaaaaaaaaaaaaaaaaaaaaaaatatttgttaGAAAATATATACGTATACTAgatgaaataaatataaatacgTACGATCTTTGTTGGGTATGTCTTGGTGCTGTGAAAGCATTACCAGAGAGTTGTTCAGCATATAAATCGAGTGGACAATTTTGTGGTGCATTTCTTCCCTTTGGTAATGTTCCTTTAATTGCTTCACTTTCAAAGGAATTACCAAATCCACTTTGATATTCATAATCTATTTGTTCTAATGccatttatttgttaatatatattgtatttgttttttattattattgttataattattattattattattattattattgttaaagaaaaaaataaaataaaatttttgaaatttctgtcttattttttttttaaaatttttattattttttgtttttttttttttttatttttttttttattttttttttaatttaatttttattttttaattttcaaaatatcttTGAACGAAAGCGATAATTGGATTAG encodes:
- the hgd gene encoding homogentisate 1,2-dioxygenase, with product MALEQIDYEYQSGFGNSFESEAIKGTLPKGRNAPQNCPLDLYAEQLSGNAFTAPRHTQQRSWLYRIRPSVCHTPLKPIDSGLVCDLNNLHVDPNQLRWKPFPITEDKPHDFVEGLITIAGAGHASVRHGLAIHIYTATKSMENKSFYNSDGDFLIVPQQGTLDIQTEFGFMKVKSGEICVIQRGITFSVNVEGPTRGYICEVFGSHFKLPDLGPIGANGLANPRDFLSPVAAYEKKEGIEHTKINKFLGKLFSATQTYSPFNVVAWHGNYCPYKYDLSLFCVVNSVSFDHLDPSIFTVLTAPTNEVGVAAADFVIFPPRWLVQENTFRPPYFHRNCMSEFMGLIRGVYEAKKEGFLPGGGSLHSCMTPHGPDSDTFYAAIKAELKPTKIPDVALAFMFESSLILGISDYAKKNFIDDDYWKCWQGLKDNSKI
- a CDS encoding pirin family protein, producing MSNNISRKVLKVAKGFDTQDGAGVSLQRVIGGPIKRLDPFLMLDAFKSDNPDDYIEGFPDHPHRGQQTLTYMIEGSMEHQDNKGNKGLLLPGMVQVMNAGRGIIHSEIPQQRDGMMFGFQFWLNLNSVDKMSEPWYKDIASSDIEEVYVEGEKKVRVIAGNYQGIEGVVKNLRVKPIFLDVTLEPNTKFSVDIPDFDHNSFVYVFQGDGTFGENQIKVEDRHIGVLENIDNNSLGLDEPIPNKLHATSGDKGVRFLFLSAKPIREPIVQYGPFVMNTQEEIQKAFLDYQLGRF